CGTCGGAGAGCTGTATCTCGCCGGCGGCGAGCTCGCCCGCGGTTACCACAACCTTCCGGCCCTCACCGCCGAGCGTTTCGTGCCCGCACCGTTCGGACCGCCGGGCAGCCGCATGTACCGCACCGGCGACCTTGTCCGCCGGTCGCGCACCGGCGACCTGACCTACGTGGGGCGCAGCGACTTCCAGGTGAAACTGCGCGGACAGCGTCTGGAACTCGGCGAGATCGAGGCGACCTTGACCGCTCACCCGGCCGTGCGCAACGCGGTCGTCATCGGCGTGGGTGACCCCGTCACCGAGCTCGCGGGCTACGTCGAACCTCTCGCCCCGGGCGCCGACCTCGACACCGCCGACCTGCGCGATCACCTCGCTGCGCAGCTGCCGCCGTACATGGTTCCCGCCAATCTCGCTGTCCTCGAGCACCTCCCGCGCAATCCGGTCGGCAAGATAGACCGCCGGCAGTTGCCGGAGATCGACACCGTCGACACGTCCGGCACCCACACACCGCCGTCGGGGCACACCGAACGGATCCTCGCCGCGATCGTCGCCGACATCCTCGGCCTCGAGAAGGTCTCGGTCACCGCGGATTTCTTCGCCATCGGCGGGAACTCGCTGTCGGCGACCCGACTGAGCGCGCGTGCCGGGGACCGGTTCGGCGTCCGCCTGGGTGTCCGTGACGTCTTCGAGTCGACGACCGTGCGCGGGCTCGCGCGCCGGATCGAGACCGCCTACGACTCGGCGCCGCCCCACGCGCCGCTGGTCCGCGTCGTCGAGCGCCCGGTGCGGATTCCGTTGTCCTATGCGCAGCAACGCATCTGGTTCCTCAACCGGTTCGAACCGGGGTCGGCCGCCTACACCATCCCGCTGGCCGTCCGGTTGCGTGGTCCGCTCGATCGGTCGGCGCTGCGCGAGTCCGTCGTCGATGTGCTCGCGCGGCACGAGATCCTGCGCACGACCTTCCCGGCCGACGCGGGTGAGCCTTTCCAGCGCGTCCTGGACATCGACGAAGCCCGGGCAGCACTGCGGTGGGAAACCGATATGCTGACCGCCGATTCGCTCACCGCCGACGACCTGCCCGTGCTGCTCGGGCCGCTCGGGTTCGACCTCGCCACCGAGATCCCCGTGCGCGTACGACTTCTGGACGTGGGAGGCGACGCCACAGACGGTGGTGACCACGTTCTCGTCGTGCTTCTGCACCACATCGCGGCCGACGGCGAGTCGATGCGACCGCTGTTGTCCGACCTGTGGACGGCGTACCTCGCCCGCGTCGAGGGACGGCCACCGGCGTTCACCGAGCTACCGGTCCAGTTCGCCGATCACGCTCTGTGGCAACGACAGACCCTCGGCGATGTCGACGCCCCGGATTCGGTCCTCGGTAAGCAGGTCGGGTACTGGGTCAACCGGCTGTCGGACCTGCCCGACCTCCTCCCGCTGCCGACGGATCGCCCGCGGCCGCCGGTCGCCTCGCAGCGTGGCGGGCGCGTCACCGCGGAGATCCCGGCCGACCTGGCCGCCCGGATCTCCGCCTCGGCACGGGATCGCGGGATCACCGACTTCATGACGGTCCACGCGGCCCTCGCGATTCTCCTGGCGCGCCTGTCGGCAAGCCGCGACATCGCGATCAGCACCCCGGTTGCCGGTCGTGGCCATGCTCATCTCGATGACCTCGTCGGCATGTTCGTCAACACCCTGGTCCTGCGCAGCGAGGTCGACCCGGCCCTCGACGTCCGGGACTTCCTCGACCGCGTCCGCATCGACGACGTCAACGCGCTCGCCCGCGCGGATGTCCCGTTCGACTACCTCGTGGACCGGCTGGCGCCGGCGCGATCCGAGGCCTTCGCCCCGCTGAGCCAGGTGATGCTGTCGGTGCTGCATGCCGCGGGGACTGCGGAGACCTCCGACGCGGCCGAGGCCCCCGGTGGACTCCGTCTGGAACCTCTCGCGGTGTCCACCAGGACCACTCAGCTCGACATGACTGTCGCGGTCAGCGTGGATCCGGAGGGGGCGTGGCCGGTCGAGATCGTCTACGCGGCCGATCTGTTCGACGTGTCCACCATCGAGGTGATGATCACGCGGCTGATCCGTGTGCTCGACGCGCTCGCCGGCCCGGAGATCGACCGTCGGCCGGTGGGCGAGATCGACCTGTCCGACGACGCCGAGCGCGCCCGGATCGCCGAACTGGCCTCCGGCCCGGACCTGTCGGTGCCCTGGTCGACGGTCTCCGAGGCGGTCGACGCGGCGGCCCGCCGCGCACCCGACGCGATCGCTCTGGTGGCGGGGGACCGAACGCTGACGTACGCGGAGTTCACCGCCCGGGTGTCCGATCTGGCGCAGCGGCTGACGGACCAGGGCGTGGGACCGGATGTCGCGGTGGGCGTGTGCATCCCGCGTTCGGTCGAGCTCGTCCTGGCGATCCACGCCGTGGTCGCTGCCGGCGGCGCCTACGTGGTCATCGACCCGGCAACACCGGCGGAACGACTCACGGCGATGACCGACGCGGCGTCGATCTCGGTGATCCTGGCCGCCGAGCCCCGGCCCGAGATCCTCGTCGGTGTCACGCCGGACGTACTGGTGGTCGACGCGGATCCCCCGGTTGCCGACGGCCACGTCGCGGCAGTGTCCCGCACCGCATTCCGTCGGGTGGTCGATCCGGAGAACGCGCTGTACACACTGTTCACGTCGGGGTCGACGGGAACCCCCAAGGGCGTCACGGTGAGTCACCGAGCAGTCCTGAACCGACTCGCCTGGATGCACATCCGGGAACCCCTGGGCGCCGACGACGTCGTGATGCTGAAGACCCCGGCCACCTTCGACGTGTCGGTGCCGGAACTGTTCGCACCACTGATGGCCGGTGCCAGACTGGTGATCGCCGAGGACGGCCGGCACATCGATCCGGCCTACGTCCTCGACGAGGTCCGACGTCGGCGGGTCACGTCGATCCACTTCGTGCCGTCGATGATGGCGGCATTCGCCGAATACGTGGGCGACGACCCCGAGCGGCGCGCGGCCCTGGCGACGTTGCGGCGCGTCAACGCCTCCGGCGAGGCGCTGCCCGCGGCCACCGCGCATGCGATGCGCGCGCTCGTCCCGGATACGGACATGGACAACCTGTACGGGCCCACCGAGGCCGCGGTCGAGGTCACCGTCTACCGCCTCGGCACCGACGAGGCGACCGTGCCGATCGGACGGCCGATCGCGAACACCACGACCTGGGTCCTCGACGACCGGCTGCAACCCGCGCCGGTCGGCGTCGTCGGCGAACTCTATGTCGGCGGCGGGCAGCTGGCCCGCGGATACGCGTCCCGACCGGATCTCACCGCCGAACGCTTCGTCGCCGACCCCACCGGCCGCCCGGGTGCCCGACTGTACCGGACCGGTGACCTGGTCCGATGGAATGCGGAAGGCGCGCTCGAGTACCTCGGCCGCGCCGACTTCCAGGTGAAACTTCGCGGACAACGCATCGAGCTGGCGGAGATCGAGTCGATCCTCGCGCGGATCGACGGCATCACCCACGCCGCGGCGACCGTCCGCAGCGGACCGACGGGCGAGGTCCTGGTCGGATACCTCGCCGGCGACGTCGATCTCGATGCAGTGCGCGAGCGCGTGGCCGAGACACTGCCGCAATACATGCGACCGACGCAGTGGGTGATCCTCGACGACGTCCCGCTGACCTCCACCGGCAAGCTCGATCGTCGTGCCCTGCCCGCGCCGACCGCGGTGTCGGCCGAGTTCGTCCCGCCGGCCGACGGGATCGAGCGAGCCCTGGCGGCGGTCTTCGCCGACGTCCTGGCACTCGACGAGGTCTCGGTGACGGTGCCGTTCTTCGACCTCGGCGGGCACTCGCTGGCCGCGATGCGTGTCGTGGCCGGCGTTGCTGAACGTCTCGGGGTGGACATCGACATCCGCGACATCTTCCGCGCACCGACCGTACGAGAGCTCGCCCGTTCGCTGACCCGGCGGCGACTGTCGGCGCAGCCGTTGAGTCGTCGCCGGCGCCCGGCGCGGATTCCGTTGTCGTATGCGCAGCAACGGATCTGGTTCATCAACCAGTTCGACGTCACGTCGCCGGTGTACAACATGCCGGTAGCGTTCGACGTCCTCGGTGACCCGGACCTCGCTGCGCTGCGCGAGGCCTTGCTCGACGTCGTCGCCCGGCACGAGCCGCTGCGCACCGTTTTCCCGATGGCGGACGACGGGACGCCGGTGCAGCTCGTCCTCGACACGAGCGGTGCGGCGAGCCGCCTGCGCTGGGATGAGACAACCGACCCCGACGCCGCGATGGCCGTCTGCGCGGAGGGATTCGACGTCACCGTCGACCTTCCGGTGCGGGTGGCGATCTCGCCCACCGACGACGGATACCGCGTCGTCGTGGTGATCCACCACATCGCCGGTGACGCCGCATCCCTGCAGATCCTGTCCGAGGAACTGCTGGTTGCGTACCAGATGCGAGCGGCGGGGGCGGATCTGCCCGCGCCGGACCCACTTCCGGTGGGTTACGTCGACCACACGATCTGGCAGCGCGAGACTCTCGGCGATCTCGACGACCCGACCTCGCTGATGGCGGCCCAGTTCGACTACTGGTCGACGGCGCTCGACGGCATCCCCGCCGCACTCGACCTTCCGACGGACCGTCCGCGGCCGCCGGTGATCGACCACCGAGGCGGACGTTTGCCGATCGACCTCGGGCCCGAACGCAGTGCCGCGGTCGCCCGCACCGCCCGGGCGCATGGGCTGACGCCGTTCATGGTGTGCCACGCCGCATTCGCCGCGGCGCTCGCCAGACTCGCCGATGTCGACGACGTGAGTATCGGTGCCGCGGTCTCGGGTCGCGGGCAGGCTGCGACCACGCGCATGATCGGCATGTTCATCAACACCGTCGTCCTGCGCACGAGGCTCGGAGCCGACGACACCGTCGCCGATCTTCTCGCACGGGTCCGTGAGACCGACGCGGCGGCATTCGCCCACGCGGACATCCCGTTCGAGACGCTCGTCGAACGCCTCACGCCCGTCCGGTCCACCGCGCACGCCCCGCTGGTCCAGGTCATGATCAACTACCTGGCCGACACCTCTGCCGGACCCACCGACCAGGCGGCGGTGCCGTCGGAGGTCGCGAACGGGCTCCGGGTACAGCCCGTCGACCCCGGACCTCCGTCGGCCAAGGTGGACCTGACCCTCGGACTCGCCGAGACCAGCACCCCCGACGGAATGGTCATCGTCGGTGAGATCGACTACGCGGCAGCACTCTTCGACCCGGAGACGGTCGCGGTGTTCCGCGACGTGTTCCGCCGCATGATCGATGCGATCACCGCCGACACGCCGACCGCGACGGTTCTGGCCGGGATCGACCTGCTGAGCGAGGACGATCATCGCCGACTGGACGCGTCGTCCGCACCGGGTGTCGTCGTCGACTCCGCCGGGCGTCTGCTGCCGTCTCGGGTCCGCGGCGAACTGCGTACCGCCGATTCCTCGACCGGGTTGCTCGCACGGTGGCTCGACGAAGGTGGGAAACCGCGGATCGAGGTTCTCGGCGGGCTCGACCGTCAGGTCAGGGTCGGCGGGCTGCGCGTCGATCTCGATGTGGTCGAGACGGCCCTCGCCGAACTCGACGGTGTACGAGCGAGCGGCGTCGTCGCTGTCCGGAATGACGACGGTGTCGAGATCCATGGGTGGGTGAGCGTCGACCCGGAAGGCGTCAACACCGACGACA
The sequence above is drawn from the Gordonia rubripertincta genome and encodes:
- a CDS encoding amino acid adenylation domain-containing protein, whose protein sequence is MVLPELLAAAVRSRGDHPAVIDDLGAWTYDELDNASSHLAAELIGLGVGPDDVVVCAFGRSARAQLALWAVARTGAVYCPVDPRHPADRIARVVGAARARVGLTDGSVQNLGEDLCWMRLDADRAAELRSRDHRPAPGMRRAVHPDDGAYMIFTSGSTGLPKGVLVTHRGLTGVAAVLRDRHGSGPQARWLGISSPAFDAAILEILGAYGSGATLVVVPPEIYGGRELADFITTHRTTHAFLVTSVAASLPDPASLPFTNVLVGGEAVPDAEKNRWAAHTAFHNGYGPTETTIISVTSPAIDLDEPVRLGCPVPGATAHVLDGRLHPVPADVVGELYLAGGELARGYHNLPALTAERFVPAPFGPPGSRMYRTGDLVRRSRTGDLTYVGRSDFQVKLRGQRLELGEIEATLTAHPAVRNAVVIGVGDPVTELAGYVEPLAPGADLDTADLRDHLAAQLPPYMVPANLAVLEHLPRNPVGKIDRRQLPEIDTVDTSGTHTPPSGHTERILAAIVADILGLEKVSVTADFFAIGGNSLSATRLSARAGDRFGVRLGVRDVFESTTVRGLARRIETAYDSAPPHAPLVRVVERPVRIPLSYAQQRIWFLNRFEPGSAAYTIPLAVRLRGPLDRSALRESVVDVLARHEILRTTFPADAGEPFQRVLDIDEARAALRWETDMLTADSLTADDLPVLLGPLGFDLATEIPVRVRLLDVGGDATDGGDHVLVVLLHHIAADGESMRPLLSDLWTAYLARVEGRPPAFTELPVQFADHALWQRQTLGDVDAPDSVLGKQVGYWVNRLSDLPDLLPLPTDRPRPPVASQRGGRVTAEIPADLAARISASARDRGITDFMTVHAALAILLARLSASRDIAISTPVAGRGHAHLDDLVGMFVNTLVLRSEVDPALDVRDFLDRVRIDDVNALARADVPFDYLVDRLAPARSEAFAPLSQVMLSVLHAAGTAETSDAAEAPGGLRLEPLAVSTRTTQLDMTVAVSVDPEGAWPVEIVYAADLFDVSTIEVMITRLIRVLDALAGPEIDRRPVGEIDLSDDAERARIAELASGPDLSVPWSTVSEAVDAAARRAPDAIALVAGDRTLTYAEFTARVSDLAQRLTDQGVGPDVAVGVCIPRSVELVLAIHAVVAAGGAYVVIDPATPAERLTAMTDAASISVILAAEPRPEILVGVTPDVLVVDADPPVADGHVAAVSRTAFRRVVDPENALYTLFTSGSTGTPKGVTVSHRAVLNRLAWMHIREPLGADDVVMLKTPATFDVSVPELFAPLMAGARLVIAEDGRHIDPAYVLDEVRRRRVTSIHFVPSMMAAFAEYVGDDPERRAALATLRRVNASGEALPAATAHAMRALVPDTDMDNLYGPTEAAVEVTVYRLGTDEATVPIGRPIANTTTWVLDDRLQPAPVGVVGELYVGGGQLARGYASRPDLTAERFVADPTGRPGARLYRTGDLVRWNAEGALEYLGRADFQVKLRGQRIELAEIESILARIDGITHAAATVRSGPTGEVLVGYLAGDVDLDAVRERVAETLPQYMRPTQWVILDDVPLTSTGKLDRRALPAPTAVSAEFVPPADGIERALAAVFADVLALDEVSVTVPFFDLGGHSLAAMRVVAGVAERLGVDIDIRDIFRAPTVRELARSLTRRRLSAQPLSRRRRPARIPLSYAQQRIWFINQFDVTSPVYNMPVAFDVLGDPDLAALREALLDVVARHEPLRTVFPMADDGTPVQLVLDTSGAASRLRWDETTDPDAAMAVCAEGFDVTVDLPVRVAISPTDDGYRVVVVIHHIAGDAASLQILSEELLVAYQMRAAGADLPAPDPLPVGYVDHTIWQRETLGDLDDPTSLMAAQFDYWSTALDGIPAALDLPTDRPRPPVIDHRGGRLPIDLGPERSAAVARTARAHGLTPFMVCHAAFAAALARLADVDDVSIGAAVSGRGQAATTRMIGMFINTVVLRTRLGADDTVADLLARVRETDAAAFAHADIPFETLVERLTPVRSTAHAPLVQVMINYLADTSAGPTDQAAVPSEVANGLRVQPVDPGPPSAKVDLTLGLAETSTPDGMVIVGEIDYAAALFDPETVAVFRDVFRRMIDAITADTPTATVLAGIDLLSEDDHRRLDASSAPGVVVDSAGRLLPSRVRGELRTADSSTGLLARWLDEGGKPRIEVLGGLDRQVRVGGLRVDLDVVETALAELDGVRASGVVAVRNDDGVEIHGWVSVDPEGVNTDDITADDLRRSTVEILAPHCVPTVLTIVDEIPVRDDGRPDRARMSTMIGESAHDAHVAERPVAPAGAWEELVAECMSAVTGVEVTSAAQSFFDVGGTSLSAVRLVAELRRRTGIPVEVAWVFAGPTPRDLGARLAAHLEPEPVGADASDPTNGGVVVPLRREGSRNPVFCVHPADGLAWLFGGLAPHLDDRPVYGLQDPYVVAGDLPDATVHDLAVRYVDEIRRIAPEGPYHLLGWSIGGLIAQEMAVELRLRGADVGFLGLLDSYPADDVELATSWTDEGEMSVDIDAREVASELLGGWREVIDVDELVGSGNSGSVAPETIATAIRDKVTGLGLLDADSFDRMLERMTSSAERTISHRPRPYDGDTMLIVAADSDTEESADAGPSRWEPYLGGGITRIDIDTDHLGIVGSEALSEFGPRIDAALSDAESRRR